A genomic region of Janthinobacterium lividum contains the following coding sequences:
- a CDS encoding ammonium transporter codes for MHKNITKLLAGIACLCAFGIATPSFADAPAKTEAATTTAVAAPAVTPVPDAAPAAAAPAPAAAAPAAAPVANKGDTSFMMISTLLVILMTIPGLALFYGGLVRSKNMLSVLMQVFMVFALVIVLWCIYGYSIAFTEKTAFFGGFDRLFLNGIWDPAKGTFAAAATFSKGVVIPEFVFVAFQGTFAAITCALIVGAFAERAKFSAVLAFVVLWFTFAYLPAAHMVWFWTGPDLITSAATSASEALKAGWIWQKGALDFAGGTVVHINAAVAGLVGAIMIGKRVGYGRESMAPHSLTMTMIGASLLWVGWFGFNAGSSMEAGDVAALAFVNTLLATAAATLSWVFGEWISKGKPSMLGGASGAVAGLVAITPAAGFVGPMGGLVIGLLAGVVCLWGVNGLKRLIGADDSLDVFGVHGVGGILGALLTGVFAAPQLGGQGVFDYVTNKMSADPYSIGHQVWVQAQAVGTTILWSAIVSVIAYKLVDIVIGLRVPEEEEREGLDITSHGEQAYHG; via the coding sequence ATGCATAAAAATATAACAAAATTGCTAGCTGGGATAGCCTGCCTGTGTGCGTTTGGCATTGCCACGCCAAGCTTTGCCGATGCGCCCGCCAAGACGGAGGCGGCCACAACCACGGCCGTCGCCGCTCCCGCCGTCACGCCGGTTCCTGACGCAGCGCCTGCCGCCGCCGCTCCGGCCCCCGCTGCTGCAGCACCAGCCGCCGCGCCTGTCGCCAACAAGGGCGACACCAGTTTCATGATGATCAGCACCTTGCTGGTGATCTTGATGACGATCCCCGGCCTGGCCCTGTTCTACGGCGGACTGGTGCGCTCGAAAAACATGCTGTCGGTGCTGATGCAAGTGTTCATGGTGTTCGCGCTGGTCATCGTGCTGTGGTGTATCTACGGCTACTCGATCGCTTTCACGGAAAAAACCGCCTTCTTCGGTGGCTTCGACCGCCTGTTCCTGAATGGTATCTGGGATCCGGCCAAGGGTACGTTTGCCGCCGCCGCCACCTTCAGCAAGGGCGTCGTCATTCCCGAGTTCGTCTTCGTTGCTTTCCAGGGCACGTTTGCCGCCATCACTTGCGCACTGATCGTCGGCGCCTTTGCCGAGCGCGCCAAGTTTTCCGCCGTGCTGGCCTTCGTCGTGCTGTGGTTCACGTTCGCCTACCTGCCAGCGGCTCACATGGTGTGGTTCTGGACCGGGCCTGACCTGATCACCAGCGCCGCCACCTCGGCCAGCGAAGCCCTGAAAGCGGGCTGGATCTGGCAAAAAGGCGCACTGGACTTCGCCGGCGGCACCGTGGTGCACATCAATGCCGCTGTCGCCGGCCTGGTGGGCGCCATCATGATCGGCAAACGCGTCGGCTACGGCCGCGAATCGATGGCACCGCACTCTCTGACGATGACCATGATCGGCGCGTCGCTGCTGTGGGTGGGCTGGTTCGGTTTCAATGCCGGTTCCTCGATGGAAGCGGGCGACGTGGCTGCCCTGGCCTTCGTCAACACCTTGCTGGCAACGGCCGCCGCCACCCTGTCGTGGGTGTTTGGCGAGTGGATCAGCAAAGGCAAGCCTTCCATGCTCGGTGGCGCGTCCGGCGCCGTGGCCGGCCTGGTGGCGATCACCCCGGCGGCCGGTTTTGTCGGCCCGATGGGCGGCCTGGTCATCGGCTTGCTGGCCGGTGTCGTCTGCCTGTGGGGCGTGAATGGCCTGAAACGCCTGATCGGCGCCGACGATTCGCTCGACGTGTTCGGCGTGCATGGCGTGGGCGGTATCCTCGGTGCCTTGCTGACGGGTGTGTTTGCTGCGCCACAACTGGGCGGCCAGGGCGTATTCGACTATGTCACCAACAAGATGTCGGCGGATCCGTACTCGATCGGCCACCAGGTGTGGGTGCAGGCGCAAGCGGTCGGCACCACCATCCTCTGGTCGGCCATCGTCTCCGTTATCGCCTATAAACTGGTCGACATCGTCATCGGCCTGCGCGTACCGGAAGAAGAAGAGCGCGAAGGTCTCGATATCACCAGCC